The Lutibacter sp. A64 genome segment CAATTTTATCTAAACTACTTACGGCTTCCATTAATTTAATATATCCTTTTTCTGAAGCTTCTAATCCTGCATTTGTAAAATCTAAAATACTACGGTAATTAGCTTGCAACATAAAAAAACGCGTTGCACTTGGTGAAAATGCTTTACTCAAAATTTTATTATTTCCTGAAAATATTTCATTCGGTAAAATAAAATTCCCTGTTGATTTTGCCATTTTCTGACCGTTTAAAATCAACATATTTGCATGCATCCAATAATTTACAGGATTTACACCATTATTAGTTTTAGATTGTGCTATTTCACATTCGTGATGTGGAAATTTTAAATCCATTCCACCACCGTGAATATCAAAAGTTTCACCTAAATATTTTGTACTCATAGCTGAACATTCTAAATGCCAACCCGGAAAACCATCGCTCCAAGGTGAAGGCCAACGCATAATATGACGTTCGTCTGCTTTTTTCCATAGTGCAAAATCTTGTGGGTTTTTCTTTTCTGATTGTCCGTCTAAAGTTCTTGTATTATGAATAGAATCTTCAATATTTCTACCTGAAAGAATACCGTAATGTTCGGTTTCATTGTATTTTAACACATCAAAATACACCGATCCATTCACTTCATAAGCTAATCCTTTAGCTAAAATATCTTTAATTATTTCAATTTGTTCAACTATATGTCCAGTTGCGGTAGGTTCTATACTTGGCGGTAAATTATTTATAGTTTGCAAAGTATTATGGAAGTCAACGGTATAACGTTGTACCACTTCCATTGGTTCAATCTGCTCTAAACGTGCTTTTTTAGCAATACGATCTTCACCTGCATCAGCATCGTTTTCTAAATGACCAGCATCGGTAATATTACGCACATAACGTACTTTATAGCCTAAATGTTTTAAATAACGGAAAATCATATCAAAAGACATAAATGTTCTTACATTTCCTAAATGTACATTGCTATAAACTGTAGGACCGCAAACATACATTCCAACTTTTCCGTCTATTACGGGTTTGAAAATTTCTTTAGTTTTAGTTAAAGAATTGTATATTTTTAGCTGATTTGATTTGTATAATTCCATTAATAATAGTTTGCATTTGAATCTGTAAAGATAATAACAATTATGTAACGGAAAAACTTTCTATTTGTTAATACTAAGTTATAATAATGGATTTTTTAAATCAATATTTGAAACACACTTTAGCTAACTAATTTTAATTAAAAGTGATTTCACTTAAATTAGTAGATAAGTAAATAATATTTTCTGTTTTTTTACTTGAACTAAAGTTTCCTTTAATACTTGTTTCATGTGAATTTAGAACTTCTAAAAAAGAATTTTGTAAAAAATCGGTATTACTTAAATCTGTTTTAATCTTACTTTTTTTAGTATCTAACCAAAAATTTGTAGTTATGGCCTTTAAAGGTATTTTAACCATAGCATATTCTAAATTTATTTTTAATTTTTCAAAATCTGAAATAAGTGAACTAATATATAAACCTCCAAATTGTTGATTAAAAGTTATATTTCTACCAACTACATCTACCCCAACATAAGAATAATTTGAATCTATAAAAACGGTATTTAGTTTTCCAAAAATTGCATTACTAGCATTATTCAAGAAAACTGAACCTGAATTTAACTCTGAAATATTAATATGAGTACCTTTAAATGTTAATTTATTATCTAAACCAGTTAGTACCCCTCCAGTAAAACTACCATATTCCATATTAATTAATAATTTATTGTTAGATTTTGAAATACCAACATTTCCTTTGCTTACATTTAAATTAAAACTTGCATTTTTTGGAACTTTAATTTTTAATTTTTTTTCAACCTTTCTAGTTTCATCAACTTCTTCTTTAGGTAATGGCATTCTATAAGTAATAGTGGCAGTATATTTATTATTTCCTAAATTTTTCGGCAACCTATTAGATTCTAATATTTTTTGTATAGAATCGTATTTTAGTTTTATAGATTTACTTCCAAATTCATCTACAGTTTTAGCTAAAACTGCCTGGTAATTTTTTAAATAATTTGAATCGGCTTTATACTCATTAAAATCGAATGTTGGTAATTGCAAAAAATGTTGTTCAACAAAACCAAAGTCTTTTTTTAAAATATCTTCATCATCAAATGTTAAAAATGGATAAATATCATTAGAAGTTGATGCTGTTGATCTAATAAAATCTGTATCAAAAGATGAAGTTATTTGAACCTTACTTTTGTTTGCTAATGCTTCAAATCTCCACTGTTTTAATAATAAATCAGCTTCTTTCTTTTCAACTCCTGTTACATACATAACTGCCTCTACAGAAACTTCGTCTCTATCCCAAATTTCAATTTCAACATCTGTAAAAGAAGCACTTAATTCAATCTCAACATCACCATTGACCTTAAAAAGCTCTGATAGTTTTTTATTAAAATTTTGTGCATTTACAACTGTTGTTAATAGAAAAAATGCTGTAATATTAAATA includes the following:
- the cysS gene encoding cysteine--tRNA ligase, which codes for MELYKSNQLKIYNSLTKTKEIFKPVIDGKVGMYVCGPTVYSNVHLGNVRTFMSFDMIFRYLKHLGYKVRYVRNITDAGHLENDADAGEDRIAKKARLEQIEPMEVVQRYTVDFHNTLQTINNLPPSIEPTATGHIVEQIEIIKDILAKGLAYEVNGSVYFDVLKYNETEHYGILSGRNIEDSIHNTRTLDGQSEKKNPQDFALWKKADERHIMRWPSPWSDGFPGWHLECSAMSTKYLGETFDIHGGGMDLKFPHHECEIAQSKTNNGVNPVNYWMHANMLILNGQKMAKSTGNFILPNEIFSGNNKILSKAFSPSATRFFMLQANYRSILDFTNAGLEASEKGYIKLMEAVSSLDKIEAGKTSSLDFKAWKQKCYDAMNDDFNTPMLIANLFDAVKYINLLIEKKATISEEDLQDFATTINAFVFDVLGLKNELQEDSSDKLSGVVSMLIEMRKNARANKDWALSDKIRDQLADLGIQLKDGKEGTTFSVN